Proteins encoded within one genomic window of Candidatus Methylomirabilis tolerans:
- a CDS encoding methionine adenosyltransferase → MPRVLVQRLVQPPIGEQRIEIVERKGLGHPDSICDAVMEGVARAINAEYQQRFGRVLHNNIDKGLLVAGRVRRRLGEGCMLRPMELVIGDRATFRVGKVRVPIKEIAVEAAREWFRKSLRHVDPSRHLRYRVVLSEGSNELADIFRREGVREANDTSAAVGYAPLSETEQMVLWVERHLNSPGFKTAFPETGEDVKVMGVRADRELTLTIAMPLLCEAIVSEEAYFCKKAEIAQALRRELPDSPGLDRVNVVFNQLDREGRGLGGMYLSLLGTSAEDADSGQVGRGNRVNGLIPLNRPVSGEAAAGKNPVSHIGKIYNVLSHRMADQIYQRVGGVREVYVWLVGQIGRPIDQPWVAIQLIQTSDAESERIRQESELVIDRELNRLTDFCIELTEGKYPVC, encoded by the coding sequence ATGCCCCGGGTTCTTGTTCAGCGGTTAGTACAGCCGCCCATCGGCGAGCAGCGGATCGAGATTGTCGAGCGGAAAGGGTTGGGTCATCCGGACTCGATCTGCGATGCGGTGATGGAGGGGGTGGCGCGTGCCATCAATGCCGAGTATCAACAGCGCTTTGGCCGGGTCCTCCACAACAATATCGATAAGGGGCTCCTGGTGGCAGGGCGAGTGCGCCGGCGGCTCGGCGAGGGATGTATGCTCCGACCGATGGAGCTGGTAATAGGCGATCGCGCCACCTTCCGTGTCGGCAAGGTAAGGGTTCCGATCAAGGAGATCGCGGTAGAAGCAGCAAGGGAGTGGTTTCGCAAGTCGTTGCGTCACGTGGACCCGAGTCGGCACCTACGCTACCGGGTTGTCCTTTCGGAAGGCTCGAACGAGTTGGCCGATATCTTCCGGCGAGAGGGAGTGCGGGAAGCCAATGACACCTCAGCGGCCGTCGGTTACGCTCCCTTAAGCGAGACTGAACAGATGGTCCTCTGGGTAGAGCGACATCTGAATTCCCCTGGCTTTAAGACGGCATTTCCTGAGACGGGAGAGGATGTGAAGGTCATGGGGGTTCGCGCAGATCGGGAGCTTACGCTGACGATTGCTATGCCGCTCTTATGCGAGGCGATCGTATCCGAAGAGGCCTATTTCTGCAAGAAAGCGGAGATTGCGCAGGCCTTGCGCCGGGAACTCCCAGACTCTCCTGGCTTGGACCGCGTCAACGTGGTCTTCAACCAACTTGATCGAGAGGGTCGCGGACTGGGTGGTATGTACCTCTCGCTGCTCGGAACATCAGCGGAGGATGCCGATTCCGGGCAGGTGGGAAGGGGGAATCGAGTCAATGGGCTAATCCCGCTGAACCGACCGGTCAGCGGTGAGGCGGCAGCCGGGAAAAACCCGGTCAGCCACATCGGCAAGATTTATAATGTCCTATCGCACCGGATGGCCGATCAGATATACCAGCGGGTCGGCGGGGTGCGGGAGGTGTACGTCTGGCTTGTGGGCCAGATCGGCCGACCGATCGATCAGCCCTGGGTGGCGATCCAACTGATCCAGACGTCTGATGCGGAGTCTGAGCGGATCAGACAAGAGTCCGAGCTGGTGATTGATCGGGAGTTAAATCGTTTGACGGATTTTTGCATTGAGTTGACCGAGGGTAAATATCCCGTTTGCTGA
- a CDS encoding CBS and ACT domain-containing protein, with amino-acid sequence MRVKDRMRRSLISVAQSDTLDHALMTLKRFNIRHLPVVKGDRVVGIISDRDVKKATPSPFDYPTAEEFRAFTSAVIVKDIMTKEVITVSPLTPIEEAACLMSQKRIGALPVVQEGRLVGMLTETDVLGVITEMMGATQTASRIEIEIPASPGVLTEVIQIVERQQTEIASLVTLPTCEGARRLLILRLRTINPDPVVKALTERGYPQAVGEFVH; translated from the coding sequence ATGCGAGTTAAAGATCGAATGAGGCGCTCGCTGATCAGTGTCGCACAGTCCGACACGCTGGATCATGCGCTGATGACGTTAAAGCGGTTCAATATCCGCCATCTCCCGGTGGTAAAAGGGGATCGTGTGGTGGGGATTATCTCGGACCGAGACGTGAAGAAGGCTACCCCCTCCCCTTTTGACTATCCGACCGCGGAGGAGTTCCGAGCCTTCACATCTGCCGTAATCGTCAAGGATATCATGACGAAGGAGGTGATTACGGTCTCTCCTCTTACCCCCATCGAGGAGGCCGCCTGCTTAATGAGCCAGAAGCGGATCGGCGCGCTCCCGGTTGTTCAGGAGGGGAGGCTGGTCGGGATGCTCACCGAGACCGATGTCCTTGGCGTCATAACAGAGATGATGGGGGCCACACAAACCGCGTCTCGCATTGAGATCGAAATCCCGGCAAGTCCGGGCGTGCTCACCGAGGTCATCCAGATTGTCGAGAGGCAGCAGACAGAGATTGCCAGCCTCGTGACTCTGCCGACTTGTGAAGGAGCGAGACGTCTTTTGATCTTGAGGCTTCGGACCATCAATCCGGACCCTGTCGTCAAAGCCCTAACAGAGCGCGGTTATCCGCAGGCTGTCGGTGAGTTTGTGCACTAG
- a CDS encoding universal stress protein, translated as MMVDGSFAAEAAARYALALAKACGAEVELLCVAVDQSAGAMKRAEESLLRLFRQAHALGLNVRSVTEMGDPVRVMRDYVAREGITLAMASVTGPEVARRLLREVPCAMLLVRVVHPGRMASPHEILVPIYGGEFEGGGLDAAADLLAHLGEFWHARVILFRLRQPLTRLFDRRRVGEETPEQAERALHPFIAALSRRGLAPGTRVSWGRRHGPGITAEAAARRHDLIFVGTKGPKSFLRWLGAGTVDHLVRKSPCDLMLFRPVAA; from the coding sequence ATGATGGTCGACGGTTCGTTCGCCGCAGAAGCGGCGGCGCGATACGCCCTTGCTCTGGCCAAGGCCTGCGGGGCGGAGGTCGAGTTGCTGTGTGTCGCGGTGGATCAATCTGCCGGCGCGATGAAGCGCGCTGAGGAGTCGTTGCTGCGCCTTTTCCGACAGGCGCATGCCCTTGGCCTGAATGTGCGGAGCGTCACAGAGATGGGCGATCCGGTTCGGGTCATGCGGGACTATGTGGCGCGCGAAGGGATTACGCTGGCTATGGCGTCCGTAACCGGACCGGAGGTTGCGCGTCGCCTCCTCCGCGAGGTCCCCTGTGCCATGCTGCTGGTGCGGGTGGTCCATCCCGGACGGATGGCGTCGCCCCACGAGATTCTGGTTCCGATCTACGGCGGTGAGTTTGAAGGCGGCGGCCTCGATGCGGCGGCTGACCTCCTGGCTCATCTTGGCGAGTTCTGGCATGCCCGTGTCATCCTCTTCCGGTTGAGGCAGCCGCTGACGCGGCTGTTTGATCGCCGGCGTGTCGGCGAGGAGACGCCGGAACAGGCGGAACGAGCGCTGCATCCGTTCATTGCCGCGCTCTCCCGCCGGGGTCTGGCACCGGGGACGCGTGTCTCGTGGGGCCGTCGCCACGGCCCTGGTATTACGGCTGAGGCAGCGGCCAGGCGACATGATCTCATCTTTGTGGGTACCAAGGGGCCGAAGAGCTTCCTGCGATGGTTAGGTGCTGGTACTGTGGACCATTTGGTGCGGAAGAGCCCTTGCGATCTGATGCTCTTCCGGCCGGTAGCCGCCTGA